Part of the Aureitalea marina genome, AAACCGGGACCTTTGGTACGCTTCTTAGCGCGTAAGGAGTTCAGTTTTGAGCATCGTCAATTTGCCGATCATCACGAATTCAGCAGTAAGGAGATCGAACAATTGAAACAGGAAGAGCTGATCGTTACAACAGAAAAGGACTATATGCGGCTGAGTCTGCAAATGCAGAAATACGCCTTGTATTATTTACCTATCCGCACAGAGATCCTCAACGATCAATCGCCCTATCTGCAACAGACCATTATCGCCCATATAGAGAGTAAGCTGAATTCCTAGACCAGTTGTTTGTTCTCGTGTAGGGTGCGGTAGATCTTCTCGAAGAATTCTTCCGTCTTAAATGGTTTCGGGATGATCTCGTTAAAACCAGCCTTGTAGAAGTCGTCCAGGTTTTCGTCTATGGTCACCGCCGTTAACGCAATGATAGGGATCTGGGTATTGAAGGTTCTGATCTTCTGAGTAGCCTCTATCCCGCTGATACCTGGCATGTGGATATCCATGAGTACCACATCGAAATTGTGAGTCTTTACCAGTTCGATGGCGTCCATTCCGTTGTCGGCCACCATACAACTTATTTTGTTCTTCTCCAGGATCTTCTTAGTGATCATCTGGTTGATCTTGTTGTCTTCAACTACCAGGACATTTCTGTTCTCCAGGGCCACATAGTCCACATCGTAAATAATGTTCCGGGTATTATTGATCTCCGGTATGAGGTCGTCCGCCTGATCCAATTTAATATCAAACCAGAACTTGGACCCTTTCCCCAGTTGGCTTTCCAGGTAAATCTTACTGCCCAGTAATTCCAGCAGGTTCTTCACAATAGAAAGTCCCAGACCTGTACCTCCAAATTTTCGGTTGATCTGCAGGGATGCTTGGGAGAATGACTCGAATATGCTTTTTTGTTTCTTCTTGGAGATTCCAACTCCGTTATCTTCAACCTCAATGCGCAGGTTCACATTTTGGGAGTTGGCATCCATCTGCTTTACACGTACGGTTACATCACCATTTTGAGTGAACTTGACCGAGTTTCCAACCAGGTTGATCAGAATTTGGGACAATTTGAGAGGGTCTCCCATCAGTTTGTCTGGTATGCGCTCGTCAAATTCCAGATGCAGGTTATTTTTCCTATCCTCTGCAGATTTCTTCAAGGCGATCAGTACATCATTGACCCGTTTCTTCAGATTGAACTTGGTGCGTTCTATCTCTACCTTATTGGCCTCAAGTTTGTTGAGGTCCAAAATGTTGTTAATCAAGGAAAGAAGATATTCCCCGGAAAATTTCAGGGAGTTCAAGTGTTCCATTTGACTTTGTTTCGGGTTCTCTTCCAGCAATAAATGGGTCAAACCGGTAACCGCATAGAGCGGAGTTCTCAACTCATGGGTAATTGTGGATAAGAACTGGGCCTTTGCCAAAGAGGCCTTCTCCGCCTTCTCCTTGGCCAGTTGTAGTTCGTTATTCTTGTCTTGCAACAGTTCGTTGGCTTTCGCCCGTAGATTGTTGTTCTTGTAAAGAGAAAGTGTCAAGAGTGAGAGAATGACGATCAGAGCAATACTGAGCCCTGTTGTCATTCGGCCAAAGTTGATCGATTTCTGCTTCTTGTCCAGATCGTCCTGTTGGTCCTCAATGATAGCGTTCAGCGCACTTAACTGAGATTCGGCATCGACCCCTTGGGATACGGCTTCCAGGTAGACTTGATATAGAGAGTCGTTTTTACGCTCATAGATTTCCAGGTTCTTTTCAGCCTCCAGGTAGTTATTCTCTTTTAGTGCCAAATACGATCTGATCCGATAACTGGTCGCTTTCAAATCGAAATAACCGGCCTGGTCAATCAGATTTACGGCCTGATCCAGGTTTTGATGTGCGATCGCAATATTTTCACCGGGGTCTCCCCCTTTGAGCAGGGAATAAGCCTCCGCCTTGTTCAGCAGCACTCGGGTGCGGTCATAGCGAAGAGATTCATCCTGCATACCGTCGGATGCAGCATCAAAATAATTGATCGCACTGGTGTGATTACCTTCTCCTTTTTCGATCATTCCCAGGCTGAACAACACCCTGGATTTACCTTGTTCATCCCCTAGCCGGGTAAAGATCCGATTAGCCCGCTGGGCATAATCCTTGGCTTGGGAGAATTTCCTGTCGTGAATGAGGATAAGAGCCAGTTGGTTGTTGGCTTTGGCCAATTCCAGTTCATTGCCCAAGGCGGTGTATATTCTGACGGCCTCTTTGGCTTCCAATTGTGCTTTATCTATACTCTGTAGGGTATAATAAAGCTGGCTCAGTCTAAGCTTGATATCACCTTTAAGTTCTTCGTACTCGCTACCCGTGATCAGTGAGTTAGCGTTGACCAAACTAACGATAGCCGTGTTGTAGTTATAATTAACGAGGGCCTGTTCCGCTTCTTGTTTATAGGCTTGGGTCTGGGCGATCGTATCTTGGATCACCTGTTGAGACCAGCCGCAAAACGTAGAAAGGAAAAAGAGGATCGCGGGGATGACCGAAATGTGTTTTTGTAAGATTTTTTTCATCTTTACACCACACTTAATCGGTAAATATAGTCATTTACTCGATAAATAGCGGATTAAATCAATAATTCTTGATGAATATCCGGTCTCATTATCGTACCATCCGATCACTTTGACCATCCTCCCGATCACTGAGGTCATTCCGGAATCAAAGACACAGGAATGCCTATTTCCGATCACGTCTACAGATACAATAGGGTCTTGGGTGTACTCAAGTACATCCTTTAACCAACTTTCAGAAGCCCTTTTAAAGGCCTCGTTAACTGCCTCAATGCTGACGCCCTTTTGAACATTAAATGTGATGTCGGTCAGAGACCCATTGGCAATGGGCACACGGATTCCGCAGCCTCCTATTACCTGGGCGTATTGCGGAAATATGCGGGTTAACGCTTTGGCTGCCCCCGTTGTGGTAGGTACCATGGACTGTGCCGCGGCACGCGCTCTTCTTAGATCCCTGTGGGGTTGATCGTGCAAACTCTGGTCCGTTGTATAGGAATGGACGGTAGTGATGTAGCATTGTTCGATCCCGCATAACCGATCAATGACCTCGACCATTGGAGCTGCGCTATGGGTGGTGCAAGAAGCATTGGAAATGATTCGGTCAGTTGGGATCAATCTATCGTTCACCCCGCGGATGAGCATAGGGATGTCGTCCTCTGCCGGGGGTACACTCAGTATGACCCGATGGCTACTTTCTATGAGATGCCCATCCAAACTGGCCTTGTCCTTGAACCGGCCACTGCTTTCAACCACTATATCCAGTTGGGGCCAGGTGATCTCAGCGGGTTGGTGAGCCTGTGTCATAACCGTCTGTTGATCACCTACCAGGAGCAAGCCATTGTGGTATTGAACGTCCTGGCTCAATACTCCATGTATACTGTCGTATTTGAGTAAGTGTGCAAGTGTAGCAGGATCGGCTACATCATTGATGGCAACGACTTCGATATCGTCACATTCCAGCAAGAGTCGGTAAAGCCGTCGGCCTATACGACCAAAACCATTTATGCCGATCCTGATTGCAGACATGGTTCAGGGACTAGGTAAGGTGCTTTTGAGCGTGATAGGAGGAACGAACCAAGGCTCCACTCTCCACATGGCGGAAGCCCATTTCCAGTCCGATCTTTTCATATTCGGTGAACTGCTCAGGATGGATAAACTCCTTTACCGGTAAATGTTTTTTGGAAGGTTGCAGGTACTGCCCGATGGTTATTATGTCCAGTCCAACTCCACGGAGGTCTTCCATGGTCTGCAGGACTTCATCCCGGGTCTCACCCAATCCCAACATGATACCGCTTTTCGTCCTTTCTATACCTTGCTCCTTCAGGTAGCGAAGGACCTCCAGACTACGTTCGTATTTAGCTTGTATCCTGACTTCCCGAGTTAGTCTTCTCACGGTTTCCATATTGTGTGAGACTACTTCTGGTTTCACCTCAATGATACGGTCTATGTTGCGGGTAACCCCCTGAAAGTCTGGTATCAGGGTTTCTAAGGTGGTCTCCGGGTTCATCCGTCGGATGGCCTTGACCGTCTCTGCCCAAATGATGGACCCCATATCTTTTAGGTCGTCCCTGTCTACGGAAGTGATCACAGCATGTTTGATGTCCATGAGTTTGATGGAGCGAGCAACCTTTTCCGGCTCGTCCCAGTCTACCATTTCCGGTCTTCCGGTCTTAACACCGCAAAAACCACAGGACCGGGTACAGATGTTCCCTAAGATCATAAAAGTGGCTGTTCCCTCAGTCCAGCATTCACCCATATTGGGGCAACTACCAGAGGTACATATGGTGTGCAGATTGTATTTATCCACCAAACCGCGAAGTTCGGTGTATTTCTTTCCAGTAGGCAATTTGACCCGAAGCCATTTGGGTTTCGGGGCAGGTTTTGTTAGCTGTTGTTCAGGTGTTTCCATAGCGATACAAAGATACAACTTATCCCATTGGATAAAAAAGCGCTGGCGTT contains:
- a CDS encoding hybrid sensor histidine kinase/response regulator, producing MKKILQKHISVIPAILFFLSTFCGWSQQVIQDTIAQTQAYKQEAEQALVNYNYNTAIVSLVNANSLITGSEYEELKGDIKLRLSQLYYTLQSIDKAQLEAKEAVRIYTALGNELELAKANNQLALILIHDRKFSQAKDYAQRANRIFTRLGDEQGKSRVLFSLGMIEKGEGNHTSAINYFDAASDGMQDESLRYDRTRVLLNKAEAYSLLKGGDPGENIAIAHQNLDQAVNLIDQAGYFDLKATSYRIRSYLALKENNYLEAEKNLEIYERKNDSLYQVYLEAVSQGVDAESQLSALNAIIEDQQDDLDKKQKSINFGRMTTGLSIALIVILSLLTLSLYKNNNLRAKANELLQDKNNELQLAKEKAEKASLAKAQFLSTITHELRTPLYAVTGLTHLLLEENPKQSQMEHLNSLKFSGEYLLSLINNILDLNKLEANKVEIERTKFNLKKRVNDVLIALKKSAEDRKNNLHLEFDERIPDKLMGDPLKLSQILINLVGNSVKFTQNGDVTVRVKQMDANSQNVNLRIEVEDNGVGISKKKQKSIFESFSQASLQINRKFGGTGLGLSIVKNLLELLGSKIYLESQLGKGSKFWFDIKLDQADDLIPEINNTRNIIYDVDYVALENRNVLVVEDNKINQMITKKILEKNKISCMVADNGMDAIELVKTHNFDVVLMDIHMPGISGIEATQKIRTFNTQIPIIALTAVTIDENLDDFYKAGFNEIIPKPFKTEEFFEKIYRTLHENKQLV
- a CDS encoding type I glyceraldehyde-3-phosphate dehydrogenase encodes the protein MSAIRIGINGFGRIGRRLYRLLLECDDIEVVAINDVADPATLAHLLKYDSIHGVLSQDVQYHNGLLLVGDQQTVMTQAHQPAEITWPQLDIVVESSGRFKDKASLDGHLIESSHRVILSVPPAEDDIPMLIRGVNDRLIPTDRIISNASCTTHSAAPMVEVIDRLCGIEQCYITTVHSYTTDQSLHDQPHRDLRRARAAAQSMVPTTTGAAKALTRIFPQYAQVIGGCGIRVPIANGSLTDITFNVQKGVSIEAVNEAFKRASESWLKDVLEYTQDPIVSVDVIGNRHSCVFDSGMTSVIGRMVKVIGWYDNETGYSSRIIDLIRYLSSK
- the lipA gene encoding lipoyl synthase, which codes for METPEQQLTKPAPKPKWLRVKLPTGKKYTELRGLVDKYNLHTICTSGSCPNMGECWTEGTATFMILGNICTRSCGFCGVKTGRPEMVDWDEPEKVARSIKLMDIKHAVITSVDRDDLKDMGSIIWAETVKAIRRMNPETTLETLIPDFQGVTRNIDRIIEVKPEVVSHNMETVRRLTREVRIQAKYERSLEVLRYLKEQGIERTKSGIMLGLGETRDEVLQTMEDLRGVGLDIITIGQYLQPSKKHLPVKEFIHPEQFTEYEKIGLEMGFRHVESGALVRSSYHAQKHLT